A stretch of Schistocerca americana isolate TAMUIC-IGC-003095 chromosome 3, iqSchAmer2.1, whole genome shotgun sequence DNA encodes these proteins:
- the LOC124607440 gene encoding carcinine transporter-like: protein MPSSESAIAIGIELTGIKHRSLVNFLAFAFYCLGTISMALAAWLLRNWIQFLLISSVPCFIPLLLHRYLPESPRWLLGKGRPEEALKVLESVAATNGKPLPCDTWMRLAYLSEQRTPRMDIRSIFTNRNLFKNTVLLLISSIF from the exons GAATCGAACTGACTGGCATCAAACATCGCTCGCTCGTCAACTTTTTGGCATTTGCCTTTTACTGTTTGGGAACAATTTCTATGGCGCTAGCAGCATGGTTGTTACGAAACTGGATTCAGTTTCTGTTGATTTCATCTGTCCCCTGCTTCATTCCATTGTTGCTACACAG GTATTTGCCAGAATCTCCCAGATGGCTGCTCGGTAAAGGGCGACCAGAGGAAGCTCTCAAGGTCCTGGAGAGCGTAGCAGCAACAAATGGAAAGCCCCTGCCTTGTGACACGTGGATGAGGCTTGCTTACCTGTCCGAGCAGAGGACTCCACGCATGGACATCAGAAGCATCTTTACGAACAGGAACCTCTTTAAAAACACGGTTTTGTTGCTTATTAGCAG